The genomic stretch CCCCCGCCCTTTCGAGGGTGGGGGGCTTCTTCGTGTTGTACGGCTACTTGCAGTTGGTCCAGTCGCCGGCGCTTCCCCATGAGCAGGTGTCGATCTTCTTGAGGTCGGAGCCCCGGTAGATGCCCGCGTTGTCCCCAGTGTTGTTCCACACGTACCACTTGCGCTGCCAGAACAGGGTGGTGGAGGAGTTCGTGCCCTGGCCCGACCGGACGGTCACTGACTTGCCTGGCTTGAGAGTGAAACGCGGGAAGGTGAAGCGGTACCCGGTCTTGTCGCGGAGGATCCAGCGCTCCATCTGAATGCTCTTGCTTGTGGTGTTCTTCAACACCACGTACTCGCCGTTCAGGGATGTGTTGCCGCCTCGGTCACTGCCGGGGGAGTCGAAGTAGACCTTCGTGAACATGACCACCGGCGTGGCGGCGGCCTGCGCGGGCGCGGCGAGTAGTGAGGCGAGCAGGGCGGCCCCGGCAGCAGCGGCGGGGACGAGGCGTTTGAGCACGTAGATCTCCTGTGGAGCCAAAGGCGTGGAATGTCAGGAGATGAGACGACCTGTACCGAGATCAGGTTGTCGCGGAGACACTGTCCCTGTGGACACAGATGCCTCACCAGCGGCCCTCGGCGTCACGCGGGCCGGCTGTCGCGTCATCGAACGCCGGATCAGCCACACCCCCGAATCCGGGCAGGTGGCGCCGGGCGGAGGCATCTAACTAGCGCCTTGACCGTTGTCTACCTCCATACTGGATGTCGTGCTTGGGCGGCTCGATGAGCAGCGGGAGATCGATCGTGTGCTCGGCCGTGCGGAGGCCGGTCGTAGCGGGGCCCTGTTCGTCACAGGCGACGCGGGCATCGGCAAGTCGGCGCTGCTCGACTACGCGGAGTCCCAGGCAACCGGTTGGCGGGTGCTGCGCACGCGCGGAGTGGAGTCGGAGGCGGCCATCCCGTTCGGCGCGCTCCAGGTGCTGATCCGCCCGGTGCTGAGTCAGGTCGGGAAGCTTCCCACCGGGCAGGCGATCGCGTTACGCAGTGCCTGCGGGTTGGCCACGTCGGCGATCTGCGACCGGTTCCTCGTCGGCCTGGCCGCGCTGACCTTGCTGTCGGAGCTGGGTGACGAGCCGGTCCTGTGCTTGATCGACGACACGCAGTGGATGGATCGTACGTCGCTGGACGCGTTGACGTTCGCGGCCAGGCGGCTGCATGCCGAGGGCATCGCCATGATCTTCGCCGGTCGCGGCGGCGGGCCCGCGTACGGCATCGCGGAGCTGGCGTTGGACGGGCTCGGCGAAGACGCGGCGGCCGCGCTGCTGGGCGAGAACCTGCCGCCCCAGGTACGCCGCAGGATCATCGCCGAGGCGCAGGGCAACCCCCTGGCTCTGCTGGAGTTGTCGGCGCAGCTCACGCCGCGGCAGCGGGAGGGCCGATTAGGCGCGTTGCCGTCCTACGTGGACGCCGGGGCGCCGACCCGCAGGGTCCAGCGGGCCTTCCACGAGCAGATCGCCGCGCTTCCCGAGGCCACCCAGACCGCGCTGCTGGTCGTCGCCGCCGATGACACCGGGGAGCTGGCCGTGTTGCTGCGCGCGGCGAAGCAGCTCGGCTGCGAGGCGGCGGACCTGGCGGCGGCCGAGCGCGCCACCATGATCCACGTGACGGCCGACGGCGTGGTGAGCTTCCGGCATCCCCTGATCCGCAGCGCCGCCTATCACGCCGCTCCCTACTTCCGCCGCCAGGCCGCGCACCTCGCGCTGGCCGAGGCTCTCGACGACAGCCACACCGATCGGCGGGCCTGGCACCGGGCGGCCGGCAGGCCGGCGCCCGACGAGCAGGTCAGCCAAGAGCTGGCGGGCGTGGCCGTACGGGCTCAGCTTCAGCAAGATGCGGCGGCTGCCTCCGCCGCGTTCGAGCGGGCCGCGGAGTTCACCGCGGTGCCCGGCCGGCGTACCGAACTGTTGTTGTCCGCCGCCGAGCAGGCCATGCACGCCGGGCAGCTCCCCCGGGTGGAACGTATGGCCGCGCGTGTCGAGGAGTCGGCGGACCCGGCGCGGCTGGCCCGGGTCAGCGCCTGGACCTCTGGCGAACGCGGCCATCCGAGTCACGCGGCCCGCCGTCTGGTCGAGGGGGCGCGCCATGTGGCCGACCCGGAGGTGGCCGGGCAGCTGCTGTGCGACGCGATCCGCGCCGCCTCCGTCGGTGGTTCCGCGGCGATCGCTCGGGAGGCCGAGGCCGGGCTGCGGGCTCTCGCGCTGCCGCCCGCCTCCGAGATGCTGCGGGTCCAGGCGCGTGGCATGGCCACGGTCACCCGGCTCATCGAGGGCGACCCGGTCACGGACCTGGCCGACCTGCGTACGGCGGCCGTGCGGCTCGCCGCCGGCCCGGACATGCTGCCGCTCGCCACGTCGCTGAGCCTGATGGCCGGGGATGAGCGTACGGCCCGCGACCTGGCCACGCGGTTCGTGGCCCGCTGCCGTGACGGCGGGTGGATCGGCGTGCTGCCGGACGCGCTGGCGTTGCTGGCCCAGGCCCAGATGCTCTGTGGCCAGCACGCGGAAGCGGCCGCGGCGGCGCAGGAGGCGCTGGCCGTCTCGGGTGACACCCAGCAGCAGCACCGGGCCGGGCAGATCAGCGGTGTGCTGGCGTGGCTGGCCGCCGTGCGCGGTGATGCCACGTCCTGTCTCGATCTTGCCGTACGGGCGAGCCGGGATGTGCCTTCCGTGCAGGCGATCGCCGCGTGGGCCGTCGGCCTCCATCACCTGGCCGCCTGCCATTGGGAGCAGGCCCGCGTGCATCTCATGGAGGTGTCGGCCAAACACGCCGTCGTGGGGTTGTTCGCGGCGCCTGACCTGGTGGAGGCGGCCGTCCGGAGCGGGCAGTCCGCCGAGAAGTCGGCGGGCGGGTTCGAGGACTGGGCCGCGGCGGTGAATCGGCCGTGGGCGGCGTCCGTCGCCGCCCGCCTCAAGGCCATCACGGCCAACCGCCCCCTCCACTTCGAGGAGGCGCTCGGCTTCGCGGCGGATCAGCCGTTCCAGACGGCGCGTACGCGCCTGCTCTATGGCGAGTGGCTCAGGCGAGAACGCCGCCGCGGCGACGCCCGCCGGCAGCTACGGATGGCTCTGGAACTGTTCGACCAGGTCGGGGCCGGCGCGTGGCGGGCGCGGGCGAGCGCGGAACTGGAGGCCACCGGTGTCGCGGCTCCGTTGGCCGGAGGGCGGCGGGCGGAGCTCCTCACCGGGCAGGAACGGCAGGTCGCGCTGCTGGCAGCCGCCGGGTTGTCGAACCGGCAGATCGGCTCGCGGCTGTTCCTCAGCCCGCGGACGGTCGGTCATCATCTGTCGAACGCGTTCCGGAAGCTCGGGATCGGCTCACGCGAGGAGCTGGCCGGCGTGATGACGGATATGGCACCCCAGTAGCGCACGCGGATCTAGGTCATGCCGGCGGATACGGGCATGATCGTCTGCGAAGTACGGTGCAGCCACCCCACCGAATGGAGTGCGCATGCACAAGTTACGCAGACTCGGCATTGCCCTCATTCTCGCCATCTCCGTCGTGGCCGTCACCGGACAACCCGCGCACGCCGCCCCCGGCAGAGCCGACGGGAAACGTATCACCCTGCTGGTCCACGGCTTCGATCGGGAGGCCGACGTCAACTGCGCCGGCGGCTGGAAGTCCGCCAAGGATCTGCTGACCGCCAACGGCTGGACCAATGTCTACACCTTCGGCTACTACACCGGCGCCACCAACTGCGACGTCAAGGTCGACGGCACCACCGACACCCGTATCCAGGAAGTCGGTCGCCAACTCGCCTGGACGGTTTATTACTACTGGTCCGGCCGCGGTGTCGGGATCGACATCATGGCCCACTCGATGGGCGGGCTCGTCTCCCGGGCCGCGATCGAGGGAGTGCGCAGGTATGGTGCCGCCGTGTCCGCCACCGACCTGCCCCAGCTGGCCTCGCTCGCCGATGTGGGCACTGCCGCGTGGCCCAGCGGCTGGCCGCCGTACCTGTACATCGAGGACATCGTCACCCTCGGCACCCCGCACAAGGGGATCAGCGGCGTGCTGGAGGCGTGTGCGCTCACGCACGAGCAGTGCAGCGACATGCGGGAGGGCAGCGGCTTCCTGTCGTGGCTCGGCGGGCTGAAGTCGTCGGAGATGGGCACCGACTACACGTTGCTCGGCTCGGGCTATGACGACACGGTCTCCGGGGAGTCGGCGGTGAAGGGCTGGGACAGCGACGTCAGCCATGCCGCCGTCTACTACAAGGCCTCCGACGGTGACACCATCACCCACACCGAGATGCGTACCGAGAAGGCCACGGCGTTCGACGCCGTGTGGCGCAACCTGGACGACCGCGGCAGCGGCTACTACAACCCGCCGCTCGTCCAGGGCATGTACGGCCTCTACAACCACATGCTTTACTAGCGCGGCCCGTACGGCCGGCCGGGACGCGCCCCGCCCCGGCCGGTCGGCTCTCCATGGCGGGCCGACTCGCGTTCGGGCAAGATCATGACCATGGTTTCTCAGGTGCAGAACGTGGCCATCGACTGTGCTGACGCCTACGAGCTCGTTCTGCGTCCTGCGCGGCGAATCCGATCACGCCAGGACGGACATCTGACATGGAGCCGCCGGTCAGGGGCGAGGAGTCTGTGCCTGGCCCCGCAGGTGGGCGGCGATCTTCTGCGCGCATACCAGGGCCTCGGTATGTGTGGTGTCCACCTCCAGGTCGTAGATCACGCCCTGGTGAGCCACCTCCGCCTGCAACGCCGCCATGCCCTGGACCCGATCCCCCCGGGCGATCTCGCGGCCTGCCGCGACCGTGCTCTCGCACCGGACACCGACCCACAGCACGTCCAGACCGGCAAGAACCTTCTGCCACCGCTCCTGGGACGCTGCTCCACCGAGGAAGACGTCATCCACGATCATCCGAGCGCCCGCACGGGCCATTGCGGCGACGCCCTCCATCCACGCGTCTCCCAGCCTCCGGAACTCCGGACCGACGATCACCCCGCCATCAGGCGCGAAC from Nonomuraea polychroma encodes the following:
- a CDS encoding lamin tail domain-containing protein, giving the protein MLKRLVPAAAAGAALLASLLAAPAQAAATPVVMFTKVYFDSPGSDRGGNTSLNGEYVVLKNTTSKSIQMERWILRDKTGYRFTFPRFTLKPGKSVTVRSGQGTNSSTTLFWQRKWYVWNNTGDNAGIYRGSDLKKIDTCSWGSAGDWTNCK
- a CDS encoding AAA family ATPase; the protein is MLGRLDEQREIDRVLGRAEAGRSGALFVTGDAGIGKSALLDYAESQATGWRVLRTRGVESEAAIPFGALQVLIRPVLSQVGKLPTGQAIALRSACGLATSAICDRFLVGLAALTLLSELGDEPVLCLIDDTQWMDRTSLDALTFAARRLHAEGIAMIFAGRGGGPAYGIAELALDGLGEDAAAALLGENLPPQVRRRIIAEAQGNPLALLELSAQLTPRQREGRLGALPSYVDAGAPTRRVQRAFHEQIAALPEATQTALLVVAADDTGELAVLLRAAKQLGCEAADLAAAERATMIHVTADGVVSFRHPLIRSAAYHAAPYFRRQAAHLALAEALDDSHTDRRAWHRAAGRPAPDEQVSQELAGVAVRAQLQQDAAAASAAFERAAEFTAVPGRRTELLLSAAEQAMHAGQLPRVERMAARVEESADPARLARVSAWTSGERGHPSHAARRLVEGARHVADPEVAGQLLCDAIRAASVGGSAAIAREAEAGLRALALPPASEMLRVQARGMATVTRLIEGDPVTDLADLRTAAVRLAAGPDMLPLATSLSLMAGDERTARDLATRFVARCRDGGWIGVLPDALALLAQAQMLCGQHAEAAAAAQEALAVSGDTQQQHRAGQISGVLAWLAAVRGDATSCLDLAVRASRDVPSVQAIAAWAVGLHHLAACHWEQARVHLMEVSAKHAVVGLFAAPDLVEAAVRSGQSAEKSAGGFEDWAAAVNRPWAASVAARLKAITANRPLHFEEALGFAADQPFQTARTRLLYGEWLRRERRRGDARRQLRMALELFDQVGAGAWRARASAELEATGVAAPLAGGRRAELLTGQERQVALLAAAGLSNRQIGSRLFLSPRTVGHHLSNAFRKLGIGSREELAGVMTDMAPQ
- a CDS encoding esterase/lipase family protein, giving the protein MHKLRRLGIALILAISVVAVTGQPAHAAPGRADGKRITLLVHGFDREADVNCAGGWKSAKDLLTANGWTNVYTFGYYTGATNCDVKVDGTTDTRIQEVGRQLAWTVYYYWSGRGVGIDIMAHSMGGLVSRAAIEGVRRYGAAVSATDLPQLASLADVGTAAWPSGWPPYLYIEDIVTLGTPHKGISGVLEACALTHEQCSDMREGSGFLSWLGGLKSSEMGTDYTLLGSGYDDTVSGESAVKGWDSDVSHAAVYYKASDGDTITHTEMRTEKATAFDAVWRNLDDRGSGYYNPPLVQGMYGLYNHMLY
- the cpt gene encoding chloramphenicol phosphotransferase CPT yields the protein MIVLNGGSSSGKSGIARCLQAVLPDPWLAVGVDSFIEMMPASMEGSDAGIQFAPDGGVIVGPEFRRLGDAWMEGVAAMARAGARMIVDDVFLGGAASQERWQKVLAGLDVLWVGVRCESTVAAGREIARGDRVQGMAALQAEVAHQGVIYDLEVDTTHTEALVCAQKIAAHLRGQAQTPRP